A window of Agelaius phoeniceus isolate bAgePho1 chromosome 25, bAgePho1.hap1, whole genome shotgun sequence genomic DNA:
cccggcgctgccctTGGCCGAGCAGATCCTGCAGGACGCGGCCCCGCGGCTCCGGGCGCGGGAGAAGCGCGGGGCGGAGGAGCCGGGCGGGGACGGCGGCGGGGACGGGTTCGTGGACGCGCGACTGTCCCGGCGCATCCTGGAGCAGGCGCGgcggcagcaggaggagctggaggccgAGCACGGCCCCGGAGCGCCCGCAGCGCCCCGGCAGCGCAGCGCGGTTCTCGGtgagccaaaaaaaaccccaaacgcTAATCGCTTGtttataaaaaatttaaaagtttaatagtaataaaatggttataaaaatagtaatacaattagagtaataataatttgggcaacttgaattaggacaatatgagacaatagagacgAAGAGTTACGGGCTTTTTGGGTACTTTTTGGGTCCGGGTACCTCtctctgggcagcacgagcacgaaaaaggacccacgttaaacagaggattaacccttaaaagcaacagcctctTGCATGTTCATACACTTCAtgcatgatgcataaattccattcaaacacaggattctgtctgggcagtgtcagcttcttcctctgaatcctgacagcacctttgaggcaggaagaagttcgtttcttctgataagagggcaataaattctctttctcagAAAGATTCAgatgtcctgtggctgctatctccgtgcaagtcctttctttaaaaaaaaaaaaagtatcttacatagcatagtttctattttaacattttttataacccaaaactatatttaacacagtacttaagacaATTAAtgcagcatcactttctaacacaacacgtATAatcttcattttaatatttgcgaaaagccaatgaTAAAATACATGCATGGTAAACCTGGTGACCCTTGGTAAACCCCCGAGGGTGTGTGGCACCCCGAGGGTGGCTGAGCCAGCGCCGCTCCCCGCAGGTCCCGGCTCGGACTCGGAGGATGATGAGGAGTGGCCTTCGCTGGAGAAggcagcggcggccgcgggaCGGAGCGGGGACTACGGCGGGGAGGTGGAGGTGGACCCCGAGGATGAGAAAGCCATCGAGATGTTCATGAACAAGAACCCGCCCCTGAGGTGAGAGCACCGGGCAGGGGCCGCCTCCCTGCACCGGCTGTGCCTGTCCGGTGTCAGCCCCTGCGGCCCCCGAGTCACCCCTGGTCCTGTCTCAGTCCCTGTCCCGTGGCAGCCCCCAGGTCACCCCCATCCCATGTGATGTGATCCCCTCGTGTCATCCCCCTGTGACCCCCTGGTCCATGCACAGACCCCAGCTCgcccccctccctgggcagcccctggctcacccctgtccctgccatccccccaattccccactgcccctgtccctgccatccccccaattccccactgcccctgtccctgccagcccccgattcccccctgcccctgtccctgccatccccccaattccccactgccctgtccctgccagccctctcATGTCCCTTAGatgctgtcccctgccagccctcccatgtcccccctgtcccctgccagccctcccatgtccccctgactgtccctgccagccctctcatgtccccactgcccctgtccctgccagccctcccatgtcccccctgtcccctgccagccctcccatgtcccccctgtccctgccagccctccaTGTCCCCCCTGCCGCTGTCCCCAGGCGCACGCTGGCCGATATCATCATGGAGAAGATCACGGAGAAGCAGACGGAGGTGGAGACGGCGCTGTCGGAGCTCTCAGGCTGCCCCATGCCCCAGCTCGACCCCCGTGTTCTGGAGGTCTACAGGGGCGTCAGGGAGGTGAGGATGGAACATCCAAACCCACAGCCACCACCACCCTGAGGTGACAACGCTCTCTTGTCCCTGCTGTCACTTGCCCCAGTCACAGcctggtccctgtccctgtctctgaaGGTGCTGTCCAAGTACAGGAGTGGGAAGCTCCCCAAGGCGTTCAAAATCATCCCTGCCTTGTCCAACTGGGAGCAGATCCTCTACATCACTGAGCCAGAGACGTGGACAGCTGCTGCCATGTACCAGGCCACCAGGTAAGGTCACCTCAGGGATCCTCTAGCATGgcatttttagggtttttattCCCATAACCAGAATCAGATTCACAAAACACCAACCTGCCCATTTGGCCTCCTTTCCTCATCCATCCCTTCATGATTTGCTGATCCCAGGATATTTTCCTCCAACCTGAAGGAGAGGATGGCCCAGAGGTTCTACAACCTGGTGCTGCTGCCGCGGATCCGGGACGACATCGCCGAGTACAAGAGGCTCAACTTCCACCTGTACATGGCTCTGAAGAAGGCCCTGTTCAAACCAGCAGCCTGGTTCAAGGGTAGGGGTCCTCAGGGTCTCCTCTGGGGCTTGGCTGGCTCCTGAGGGGCTGGTGCATGGCAGGGGTGTCCAGGTGCTCCTGCAGGAGTGGGGGTTTCTagggggaaggggctgagcctgtGCGTGGAGGTGGTTGGTGCCtgactgtggtggtgttcacaggggtcccaggacaagggaagggatgagaatcttgactactccatgttcagaaggctggtttattattttatgatatatattatattaaaagtaaATGATCTATtcaaactatactaaaagaatagaagaaaggatttcatcagaaggttaGCAAGCAAGAAGAAGAATGGAAACAAAAGTTTGTGTCTGAccgagagtctgagccagctggactgtgattggccattaattagaaacaaccccatgagcccaatcccagatgcacctgttgcattccacagcagcagacaaccattgtttgcattttgttcctgaggcctctcagcttctcaggagaaacaatcctaaggaaaggatttttcatgaaatgtgTCTGACTGTTGCCATTGCAGGGATCCTCATCCCGCTGTGCGAGTCTGGCACCTGCACGCTCAGGGAGGCCATCATCATCGGCAGCATCCTCAGCAAGTGCTCCATCCCCGTCCTGCACTCCAGGTGaggccctgaggggctgggggggaagAGCTTTTCCTCCAGGGACCCTGGGAAGCTCCTTGGatccagccctcagcctctccagcccttggagGTGATGAGCGGTCACTCAGCTCCCTCTGGGGCTGAGCTCCAAGGCTCAGCTTTGTGCCTGAGTGCTCCATGGTCCAGTCCAGTTCCCCCTGAACCCTGTGGTCCctcctctgtccccatggctcCTGCCTGGCCCCACCTTGGTCCCCatggctccagcccctgtgACTCTGTGCTCCAGCCTTGGTCACTGTGGCTCCACCCTGGCCCCTCTTTTGTCCATTCCTTGGTCCCCGTGACTTCAACCCAGCATCCCCTGACCTGTGCCCATTCTTCTGTCCccatggctctgtcccctgaCCCTGAGCCCTCTGTGTCTGTTCCCCATGGCTCCATGCCCTGATCCCTCGCctctcctgtgtccccatggctctgtcccctggctcTTCAGCCCCTCCTGTGTCCCCGTGGCTCTGTCCCCTGACCCCTCACCTctcctgtggctctgtcccctggcccctCACCCTGTTCTGTGTCCCTGTTGCTCTGTGTCCTGACTCTAAGCCCCTCCCTGGTCCCTGTGGCTCCATCCCCTGACCCCTCACCactcctgtgtccctgtcccctcaccacTCCTGTGTTCCCGTGGCTCCATCCCCTGACCCTTGACTGcttccatgtccctgtcccctgacCCCTCACTtttcctgtgtccctgtgacTCTGTCCTGACTCTGagcccttccctgtccccatgtcccaccccctgagctgtcccctgacctttcccctgtccctgtgtcccatcccctgagctgtcccctgacctttcccctgtccctgtgtcccatgccctgagctgtcccctgagctttcccctgtccccatgtcccatcCCCTGACctttcccctgtccctgtgtcccatgCCCTGAGCTGTCCCCTCACCTTTCCCCTGTCCTCATGCCTCACcccctgagctgtcccctgagctttcccctgtccctgtgtcccatcccctgagctgtcccctcacctttcccctgtccccatgtcccatcTCCTGACctttcccctgtccccatgtcccatgccctgagctgtcccctgtccccatgtcccatcCCCTGAGctttcccctgtccccatgtcccaccccctgagctgtccccatgctgtccctccctcagtGCAGCCCTGCTGAAGCTGGCAGAGATGCAGTACAGCGGTGCCAACAGCATCTTCCTGCGCCTGCTCATCGACAAGAAATACGCGCTGCCCTTCCGCGTGCTGGACGCCCTGGTGTTCCACTTCCTGGCCTTCCGCTCGGAGCAGCGGCTCCTGCCCGTGCTGTGGCACCAGAGCCTGCTGGCCCTGGCGCAGCGCTACAAGGAGGACCTGTCCTCAGAGCAGAaggaggctctgctggagctgctcaagTTCCACAGCCACCCCCAGATCTCGCCCGAGATCCGCCGGGAGCTGATGAACTCCGGCACCAGGGACGTGGAGGGGGAGCAGGTGCTGGCCATGGAGTGAGcgagcagggaagggctggagcctggcctgggcctggggtgctgctgggagcctggagctggagcatccctgctggatcctgctgctctgagcagtccctggcacaggctgtgccctcagagctggactgtgctgctgtcactgccaccCAGGAGCCCGCTGCTGCCAGCACGGGGACACTCTGGCCCGTTCCTGGTCACTCTGGCCCGTTCCTGGTCACTCTGGCCCGTTCCTGGTCACTCTGGCCCGTTCCTGAACACTCTGGCCCGTTCCTGGACACTGGCCCGTTCCTGGTCACTCTGGCCCGTTCCTGGTCACTCTGGCCCGTTTCTGGTCACTCTGGCCCGTTCCTGGGCACTCTGGCCCGTTCCTGGGCACTCTGGGCCGTTCCTGGGCACTCTGGCCCGTTCCTGGGCACTCTGGCCCGTTCCTGGTCACTCTGGCCCGTTTCTGGTCACTCTGGCCCGTTTCTGGTCACTCTGGCCCGTTCCTGGTCACTCTGGCCCGTTCCTGGTCACTCTGGCCCGTTCCTGGTCACTCTGGCCCGTTCCTGGACACTCTGGCCCGTTCCTGGGCACTCTGGCTTGTTCCTGTActctgaaataaaaccagagcCGTGTCAgtcagggctggctctgccccgtgtgctcccagcctgtccctgtccccaccagcTTCTGCAGCTCCTTGCCCATGGATTTTCCCCAACAAAGCCCCCCAGGGTTTGTTTCCTGAAGCCACAGGGCCACCGTCCTCACCTGCCATGAGGCCACCTGCCCGgcctgctcctggtgctgtgcccGAGTGGTGCCAC
This region includes:
- the BYSL gene encoding bystin, with amino-acid sequence MPKARRARGSGPAPALPLAEQILQDAAPRLRAREKRGAEEPGGDGGGDGFVDARLSRRILEQARRQQEELEAEHGPGAPAAPRQRSAVLGPGSDSEDDEEWPSLEKAAAAAGRSGDYGGEVEVDPEDEKAIEMFMNKNPPLRRTLADIIMEKITEKQTEVETALSELSGCPMPQLDPRVLEVYRGVREVLSKYRSGKLPKAFKIIPALSNWEQILYITEPETWTAAAMYQATRIFSSNLKERMAQRFYNLVLLPRIRDDIAEYKRLNFHLYMALKKALFKPAAWFKGILIPLCESGTCTLREAIIIGSILSKCSIPVLHSSAALLKLAEMQYSGANSIFLRLLIDKKYALPFRVLDALVFHFLAFRSEQRLLPVLWHQSLLALAQRYKEDLSSEQKEALLELLKFHSHPQISPEIRRELMNSGTRDVEGEQVLAME